In Afipia sp. GAS231, a single window of DNA contains:
- a CDS encoding TOMM precursor leader peptide-binding protein → MTVNRKSRAARQTRKSILRFAPNFTAYLLPPNVVCLYSENRKFFLHGDLYCAVASAIGKNGKAAPEIIRQLSKSFPVAEIEEAIRRLLERRYVVSGASHAYAGAVDGYWASLGLPPEVAEENLRNWPVRVESIDVKGAGELSAALSKLGVQITQRSPRLIITLVNDYLERRLADVNTGRVADGTPWLLVQPSGVFPLVGPVFKPGESACWTCLFDRMIRNREIKGFLDRGAAQAVAVSPLVNDTVGQTAIHFAAVEIAKAIASGFRTDLSDHIASFDLTGAAIARHYVAKRPQCRTCGSKKLRNPRRAAVPIDIAEGRRLVMTSGGYRTVTSRATVARFRKHVSPLTGVVSRLERIEADPPMNTNFFAHHNFSAPAWNVDQLRSALSGGSFGKGSTAEQGEASALMEAIERYSGIFQGDEIRTKRRFADFAPGDALLPNDVQFFSDTQFQNRHAPQPDDSHPVPEPFDPSTRTEWSPVWSLRDKRFKYLPTGLLYFFYGGFHTDSNGCAAGNTREEAIVQGFLELVERDAYAIWWYNRVRRAEVDLTQFEDSYVRDLQDQFADAGRRLWVLDITSDLGIPSYVAIIHWMQNGRENIEFGSGSHFDRRIALLRSLTELTQFMSIGMMDGGSGEKPSLDGVTPLRLDDYPFLIPSDNPIVPPAPGIKVHDNTRDQVNACVEIAVRAGYDFLVLDQTRPDVEVPVVRVLVPGLRHFYRRFGPGRLYDVPVKLGLLDRPRLESELTPFLPHT, encoded by the coding sequence ATGACAGTCAATCGAAAGAGTCGCGCTGCGCGGCAGACCCGCAAGAGCATTTTGCGATTCGCGCCGAACTTCACCGCCTATCTGCTTCCTCCCAATGTGGTCTGTCTCTACTCGGAGAACCGCAAGTTCTTCCTGCACGGCGATCTGTATTGCGCCGTGGCGAGCGCGATCGGAAAAAATGGCAAGGCTGCGCCGGAGATCATCCGCCAGCTTTCGAAGAGTTTTCCCGTCGCCGAGATCGAGGAGGCGATCAGGCGGTTGTTGGAGCGCCGGTACGTCGTCAGTGGAGCATCGCACGCATACGCAGGCGCCGTTGATGGATATTGGGCAAGCCTCGGCCTGCCTCCCGAGGTCGCCGAAGAGAACCTGCGCAATTGGCCCGTGCGGGTGGAATCGATCGATGTCAAAGGCGCCGGCGAACTGAGCGCGGCGTTGAGCAAGCTCGGGGTTCAAATCACCCAGCGGTCGCCCAGGCTCATCATCACGCTTGTGAACGACTACCTCGAACGGCGGCTCGCCGATGTGAACACGGGACGCGTGGCCGACGGGACGCCCTGGCTGCTGGTCCAGCCGTCCGGCGTGTTTCCACTGGTGGGGCCTGTATTCAAGCCGGGCGAAAGCGCCTGCTGGACCTGCCTGTTCGATCGCATGATCCGCAATCGCGAGATCAAGGGATTTCTCGACCGCGGAGCGGCGCAAGCGGTCGCCGTATCGCCCCTGGTCAACGACACCGTAGGACAGACCGCGATCCACTTCGCTGCGGTTGAAATCGCGAAGGCGATCGCCTCGGGATTTCGTACTGACCTCAGCGATCACATCGCAAGCTTCGACCTGACCGGGGCTGCCATCGCCAGGCACTACGTCGCAAAACGCCCGCAATGTCGGACCTGCGGCAGCAAGAAGCTGCGGAATCCGCGACGGGCAGCAGTGCCGATCGACATTGCCGAGGGCAGACGGCTCGTCATGACCAGCGGCGGATACCGCACCGTGACGTCGCGAGCCACCGTGGCGCGGTTCCGCAAACATGTCAGTCCGCTGACCGGCGTGGTGTCGCGGCTCGAGCGGATCGAGGCCGATCCGCCGATGAACACCAATTTTTTCGCCCACCACAATTTCTCTGCGCCGGCCTGGAACGTCGACCAGCTCAGGTCCGCCCTGAGCGGCGGCAGCTTCGGCAAGGGCTCCACGGCCGAGCAGGGCGAGGCGAGCGCGCTGATGGAGGCGATCGAGCGCTACTCGGGCATTTTCCAGGGTGACGAGATCAGGACGAAGCGCCGCTTTGCCGATTTCGCTCCCGGTGACGCTCTTCTTCCCAACGACGTCCAGTTCTTCAGCGACACGCAGTTTCAAAACAGGCATGCCCCGCAGCCGGACGATTCACATCCGGTTCCCGAACCGTTCGACCCCTCGACCAGGACCGAGTGGTCGCCGGTCTGGTCGTTACGCGACAAGCGCTTCAAATATCTTCCGACCGGCCTGCTGTATTTTTTCTATGGCGGCTTCCACACGGATTCCAACGGGTGCGCGGCCGGCAACACCCGCGAGGAGGCCATCGTTCAAGGCTTCCTCGAACTGGTCGAACGCGATGCCTACGCGATCTGGTGGTACAACCGCGTGCGGCGTGCCGAAGTGGACCTCACGCAATTCGAGGATTCCTACGTGCGGGATCTTCAAGACCAGTTTGCCGATGCGGGGCGCCGGCTCTGGGTGCTCGACATCACCAGCGATCTCGGCATTCCCTCCTACGTTGCGATCATCCACTGGATGCAGAACGGACGCGAAAATATCGAGTTCGGTTCCGGCTCGCATTTCGATCGCCGCATAGCTCTGCTGCGTTCCCTCACCGAGCTGACCCAGTTCATGTCGATTGGCATGATGGACGGCGGAAGCGGCGAGAAACCGTCGCTTGACGGTGTCACGCCGCTGCGGCTGGACGATTATCCGTTCCTGATCCCCAGCGACAATCCAATCGTCCCGCCGGCGCCAGGCATCAAGGTGCACGACAATACGCGCGACCAGGTCAATGCCTGCGTCGAGATTGCGGTCCGAGCAGGATACGATTTCCTCGTGCTCGACCAGACGCGGCCCGACGTCGAGGTCCCTGTCGTCAGAGTGCTTGTTCCAGGCTTGCGGCATTTCTATCGCCGCTTCGGGCCCGGCCGGCTTTACGACGTCCCGGTGAAGCTTGGGCTGCTGGATCGCCCGCGACTGGAGAGCGAACTCACTCCGTTCCTGCCGCACACCTGA
- a CDS encoding SagB family peptide dehydrogenase produces the protein MQADGSITVFVDGYSVNLGQLSTAAMDRARNLTDGLPLASFAGKSAIAREVDVLVHRLARHGLLEYRLSFPRDEQVLVVIEPQVPDYWPQRARLGEGDSVVLSRFANLRRRGNEMVLESPRSGALFRIGDPAIAATLAALSRPQKISRLRRHVTFFNLDLFELLLDSQFLLKLDANSGDGLRVNEGDGNLVLWDFHDLVFHTRSTEGRQANPVGSTFAYASVVSPLPAVRPPWPGKKIDLRKFFTWDPISPFLKLLRDRHSVRDFDDEHPVTLAELARFLDTTARVLSEWKSDANFEGGPEITYSTRPYPSAGSAYELELYLTVSNCEGLARGLYHYDAGGHALVAIGASAQQLQALLAAAEFAMDAPGPPQVLITIAARFGRISWKYSSIAYSLILKDVGSMIQTFYLTATDMGLGGCAIGTSNIDLFAKMTGLEFHVEGPVGQFALGRGKKLLVAN, from the coding sequence ATGCAGGCGGACGGGAGCATCACCGTCTTCGTGGACGGCTATTCCGTCAATCTGGGACAATTGAGCACGGCCGCGATGGACCGCGCGCGAAATTTGACCGATGGCCTGCCGCTCGCGTCCTTTGCCGGCAAGAGCGCCATCGCGAGGGAAGTCGACGTCCTGGTGCATCGACTGGCGCGGCACGGGCTGCTCGAATATCGCCTGTCTTTTCCGCGTGACGAGCAGGTTCTCGTGGTCATCGAGCCCCAGGTCCCTGACTACTGGCCGCAACGCGCAAGGCTCGGTGAGGGTGACAGCGTCGTGTTGTCGCGCTTTGCCAACCTGCGCCGGCGCGGCAACGAGATGGTACTGGAATCGCCGCGCTCAGGCGCGCTGTTTCGAATTGGCGATCCCGCGATTGCCGCCACCCTCGCTGCGCTGTCGCGGCCTCAGAAGATCAGCAGGCTTCGCCGCCATGTGACCTTCTTCAACCTCGATCTGTTCGAACTGCTGCTGGATAGCCAGTTCCTGCTCAAGCTCGATGCGAACAGCGGCGACGGCCTTCGGGTGAATGAAGGCGACGGCAATCTTGTTCTCTGGGATTTCCATGATCTCGTGTTTCACACGCGGAGCACGGAGGGCCGACAGGCCAATCCGGTTGGCAGCACCTTCGCCTATGCAAGCGTTGTTTCACCGCTGCCCGCGGTGCGTCCGCCTTGGCCCGGCAAGAAGATCGACCTGCGCAAATTCTTCACCTGGGATCCGATCTCGCCCTTCCTAAAGCTGTTGCGCGACCGCCATTCAGTCCGAGATTTCGATGACGAGCATCCGGTCACGCTCGCCGAACTCGCGCGCTTTCTCGACACCACAGCCCGCGTCCTGTCGGAATGGAAGAGCGATGCGAATTTCGAAGGCGGTCCTGAGATCACCTACAGCACAAGACCCTATCCATCGGCCGGTAGCGCGTACGAACTGGAATTGTATCTGACGGTCTCGAACTGCGAGGGGCTTGCACGCGGACTTTACCACTACGACGCGGGCGGTCACGCGCTGGTGGCGATCGGGGCCTCCGCACAGCAACTCCAGGCACTTTTGGCGGCAGCCGAGTTTGCCATGGACGCACCCGGTCCGCCTCAGGTCTTGATCACGATCGCCGCGCGTTTTGGACGGATCTCCTGGAAATACAGCTCAATCGCATATTCGCTGATCCTGAAGGATGTCGGCAGCATGATCCAGACGTTCTACCTGACGGCGACCGATATGGGCCTTGGTGGCTGCGCCATCGGCACCAGCAACATCGATCTGTTTGCAAAAATGACGGGGCTCGAATTCCACGTAGAGGGTCCGGTCGGTCAATTCGCGCTCGGACGCGGCAAGAAGCTGCTGGTCGCAAACTAG
- a CDS encoding serine hydrolase, translating to MPDAGTWRESRFAIVVALVAALSVGAGTARAESAAPEAPTFSRAALDSFGDLIRREIAADKIPGGVLLIQQHGKPVYLESFGVRDPATQAPMTADTIFQVYSMSKAVTSVAVMMLVEDGKLSIDDPVQKYIPAFADAKVGIDDSDEVGQRPLRLVPLKRPITIKDLLRHTSGITYGFYGEGVVRRLYGDPELFAGDPDNAEFADRIAKLPLADQPGVRWDYGHSVDVLGRVVEVVSGLSLFQFEKQRLFDPLVMPDTDYFVANEKDWPRIARPLKADIFKRPLAGIIDPRLPRRFESGGAGLNTTIGDYSHFLQMLLNKGELNGKRYLKPETVALMTKDQIGPETGIIHDPFYFPSPNSGFGLGFAVRTSPPPGTTWPLGEYRWDGANGAFYFVDPVDDLFAIFMVHSPTQGGRIQLALKTLMYEALGKGLRKGD from the coding sequence ATGCCAGATGCCGGAACTTGGCGCGAAAGCCGTTTCGCGATCGTCGTCGCGCTTGTCGCCGCCCTGTCCGTGGGCGCGGGCACCGCCAGGGCGGAATCGGCTGCTCCCGAGGCGCCGACCTTTTCGCGTGCGGCGCTCGACAGCTTTGGCGATCTCATCCGCAGGGAGATCGCCGCCGACAAGATTCCCGGCGGTGTCCTGCTGATTCAGCAGCACGGCAAGCCGGTCTATCTCGAAAGTTTCGGCGTGCGGGATCCCGCCACCCAGGCGCCGATGACGGCAGACACCATTTTTCAGGTCTATTCGATGAGCAAGGCGGTGACTTCGGTCGCTGTGATGATGTTGGTGGAAGACGGCAAGCTTTCGATTGACGATCCCGTCCAGAAATACATTCCGGCGTTTGCCGATGCCAAAGTGGGCATCGACGATTCCGATGAGGTCGGCCAACGGCCGCTCAGGTTGGTGCCGTTGAAGCGGCCGATCACGATCAAGGACCTGCTGCGGCATACGTCCGGGATCACCTACGGATTTTACGGCGAAGGCGTGGTGCGCAGACTTTACGGTGATCCTGAATTGTTCGCGGGGGATCCCGACAACGCCGAATTCGCCGACCGCATCGCCAAACTGCCACTCGCCGACCAGCCGGGTGTGCGCTGGGACTACGGCCATTCGGTCGACGTGCTCGGCCGCGTCGTCGAGGTGGTGTCGGGGCTGTCGCTGTTCCAGTTCGAAAAGCAAAGGCTGTTCGATCCGCTCGTGATGCCCGATACTGACTATTTTGTTGCGAACGAAAAAGACTGGCCGCGCATTGCGCGGCCGTTGAAGGCCGATATTTTCAAGCGTCCGCTGGCCGGCATTATCGATCCGAGACTGCCGCGGCGCTTTGAATCCGGCGGCGCAGGACTCAACACGACGATCGGGGATTACTCGCACTTCCTGCAGATGCTGCTCAACAAGGGCGAGCTCAACGGCAAACGCTATCTCAAGCCCGAGACCGTGGCGCTGATGACGAAGGACCAGATCGGCCCCGAGACCGGCATCATCCACGATCCATTTTATTTTCCGTCGCCGAACAGCGGCTTCGGTCTGGGCTTCGCCGTGCGCACGTCGCCGCCGCCGGGGACGACGTGGCCGCTCGGCGAATATCGCTGGGACGGCGCCAACGGTGCGTTCTACTTCGTGGACCCCGTCGACGATCTGTTCGCGATCTTCATGGTACATTCGCCGACGCAGGGCGGGCGGATTCAACTGGCGCTGAAGACGCTGATGTACGAAGCGCTGGGCAAGGGATTGCGCAAGGGTGACTAG
- a CDS encoding Bug family tripartite tricarboxylate transporter substrate binding protein, with product MRRRDFLAGGAACALAAIAGEASAQSGPLTKIIFPFAAGGGGDALCRVLAQNMSQPLDRNIIVENRTGGDGLIGIKAAKSANPDGTTILVTTGPTMYLLPMVETQPTFDTARDFVPVSQLARFEFCVVIGPAVDARDFTQFVAWLKANPDKATFGVPSNGTIPHFAGSRLEEVLGIKLTRVAYRGGAPIMNDLIGGHLPFAIGTLTDAIPQHRAGGVKVLAVTSAERSPFLEVPTLKEFGIDLVADAWYGMWLPAGASPAFAKQVSEAAAAALARPEIREKLLAIGLIPVGSTPEGLTRELAANTAFWQPIVKATGYKITN from the coding sequence ATGAGGCGCCGGGATTTTCTCGCTGGAGGCGCGGCCTGCGCGCTGGCGGCGATCGCGGGCGAAGCGTCGGCGCAATCCGGCCCGCTGACCAAGATCATCTTCCCGTTCGCAGCCGGCGGCGGCGGCGACGCGCTGTGCCGGGTGCTGGCGCAGAATATGAGCCAGCCGCTCGATCGTAACATCATTGTCGAGAACCGTACCGGCGGCGACGGGCTGATCGGGATCAAGGCGGCGAAATCAGCCAATCCCGACGGCACCACCATCCTCGTGACCACGGGGCCGACGATGTATCTGCTGCCGATGGTCGAAACGCAGCCGACGTTCGATACGGCCAGAGACTTCGTGCCGGTTTCGCAACTGGCGCGTTTCGAGTTCTGTGTCGTGATTGGTCCGGCCGTGGATGCCAGGGATTTTACGCAGTTCGTGGCCTGGCTGAAGGCCAACCCGGACAAGGCGACGTTCGGCGTGCCGAGCAACGGCACCATTCCGCATTTCGCCGGATCGCGGCTCGAGGAGGTGCTGGGCATCAAGTTGACGCGCGTAGCCTATCGCGGCGGCGCGCCGATCATGAACGACCTGATCGGCGGTCATTTGCCGTTCGCGATCGGCACCCTGACCGACGCGATCCCGCAGCACCGCGCCGGTGGCGTCAAGGTTCTGGCGGTGACCAGTGCCGAGCGTTCGCCGTTCCTCGAGGTGCCGACCCTGAAGGAGTTCGGCATCGATTTGGTGGCGGACGCCTGGTACGGCATGTGGCTGCCGGCAGGCGCCTCACCCGCGTTCGCCAAACAGGTGAGTGAGGCGGCGGCCGCAGCACTCGCCAGGCCCGAGATCCGGGAAAAGCTGCTCGCGATCGGCCTGATCCCGGTCGGCTCGACGCCCGAAGGTCTGACGCGCGAACTCGCCGCGAACACCGCTTTCTGGCAGCCGATCGTCAAGGCGACGGGATACAAGATTACGAACTAG
- a CDS encoding urease accessory protein yields the protein MFGILGLGFLLGMQHALEADHIAAVSSIAARRSQVGDIVRHGLTWGLGHTLTLFAFAGAALLLGHAIPDGLARPIETAVGVMLVGLGAHVLWRLWRDRVHFHRHGHGDGTVHFHAHSHAGEIAPHARTTHAHEHGFRWRTLLVGLMHGMAGSAALLVLTVSQAPSPAVGLGYVALFGIGSMIGMGALSTLIAVPLAVTARWLTFANHGLQAAVGAATIAIGIRTIVETALA from the coding sequence ATGTTCGGAATTTTGGGGCTTGGCTTCTTGCTCGGCATGCAACATGCGCTCGAGGCCGACCATATCGCCGCCGTATCCAGCATCGCCGCGCGCCGCAGCCAGGTCGGGGATATCGTCAGGCACGGCCTGACCTGGGGGCTCGGGCATACCCTGACCCTGTTCGCCTTTGCCGGCGCCGCCCTGCTGCTCGGCCACGCCATCCCCGACGGCCTGGCCCGGCCGATCGAGACCGCTGTCGGCGTCATGCTGGTCGGCCTCGGCGCGCATGTATTGTGGCGGCTGTGGCGCGACCGGGTGCATTTTCACCGGCATGGCCATGGCGACGGCACGGTGCATTTTCACGCCCATAGCCACGCCGGCGAAATCGCGCCGCATGCCCGCACCACGCATGCCCATGAACACGGTTTCCGCTGGCGCACCCTGCTGGTCGGCCTGATGCACGGTATGGCGGGCTCCGCAGCACTTCTGGTGCTGACGGTATCGCAGGCGCCCAGTCCCGCGGTCGGGCTCGGCTATGTCGCGCTGTTCGGGATCGGCTCGATGATCGGAATGGGCGCGCTGTCGACGTTGATCGCGGTGCCGCTGGCGGTCACGGCACGCTGGCTCACCTTTGCCAATCACGGCCTGCAGGCTGCGGTGGGAGCCGCCACGATTGCCATCGGCATCAGGACCATCGTCGAGACGGCCTTGGCCTAA
- a CDS encoding NYN domain-containing protein — translation MLTSDKIALFIDGANLYATCRALGFDVDYKRLLKEFQSRGTLLRAFYFTTIIEDQEYTSVRPLIDWLDYNGYTVVTKLTKEFIDASGRRKVKGSMNIELAVQAMDLADHVDRMFLLSGDGDFRPLLEAVQRRGVHVTVVSTIVSQPPMVADDLRRQADAFIDLVELKPTLGRDPAERPGSREIRQQSPQLASRGTINGNHLTE, via the coding sequence ATGTTAACGTCCGACAAGATCGCGCTCTTTATCGATGGCGCCAATCTCTACGCGACCTGCAGGGCGCTCGGTTTCGATGTCGATTACAAGCGTCTGCTCAAGGAATTCCAGAGCCGCGGCACGCTGCTGCGCGCGTTCTATTTCACGACGATCATCGAGGATCAGGAGTATACATCGGTTCGCCCTCTGATCGATTGGCTGGACTATAACGGCTACACCGTCGTCACCAAGCTCACCAAGGAGTTCATTGACGCCAGCGGTCGCCGGAAAGTGAAGGGCAGCATGAATATCGAGCTCGCGGTCCAGGCGATGGACCTTGCCGATCATGTCGACCGGATGTTTCTGTTGTCGGGCGATGGCGACTTCCGTCCGCTCCTGGAAGCGGTGCAGCGCCGTGGCGTCCATGTGACAGTCGTCTCTACCATTGTCAGCCAGCCACCGATGGTGGCTGACGATCTAAGGCGTCAAGCTGACGCCTTCATCGATCTTGTGGAGTTGAAGCCAACGCTCGGGCGCGATCCGGCGGAGCGGCCGGGATCACGCGAGATACGCCAGCAATCGCCGCAATTGGCGTCGCGCGGAACGATCAATGGAAACCATCTCACGGAATGA
- a CDS encoding PAS domain S-box protein → MRNQRLKSWRSAEQSLLGGMALASLTAACIWLVLGPAPEVADYLIAVALLFALFLASLIVMHLVGSTRRQMEAALESRASAERRAIEALRESEAQWKEVFEHNPVMYFMVDADGTVLSVNTFGAAQLGYQVRELRGQSVLTVFFEEDRDVVRKSVEVCLAHIGQTHSWEIRKVRKDGSALWVRENAKAVQRQDNRLIVLIACEDITERKEAENALRQSENYLAEAQRLSHTGSFGWCVATGEIIWSDETFRIFGFDKAPSVALDTVIQRIHPDDQARAQQTIDRASGDGKDFYHEYRLLMPDGSIKHVHATAHAVTDASGGIEFVGAVTDVTARKQAEEKLQEAQAGLAHVTRVTALGELAASIAHEVNQPLAAVVANAAAAQRWLDRDTPDLQEARSALGSIVDDGNRAGEVIQRVRALVSKTTDQMVPLDINEVVNEVIALLHRELFGHRILLRTELAAVLGQVLGDRIQLQQVILNLVVNGIEAMQPVTDRPRKMTIRTHQEQVGQILVAVTDSGVGLACQNADRVFDPFFTTKSEGMGIGLSICRSIVESHGGRLSAFGNEGPGATFQFSLPVHREDDTP, encoded by the coding sequence ATGCGCAACCAGAGACTAAAATCCTGGCGCTCGGCTGAGCAATCGCTGCTCGGCGGCATGGCGCTCGCATCACTGACGGCCGCTTGCATCTGGCTCGTGCTCGGTCCTGCCCCGGAGGTTGCCGACTATTTGATTGCGGTCGCGCTGCTCTTCGCCCTGTTTCTCGCCTCGTTGATCGTGATGCACCTGGTAGGAAGCACCCGCAGGCAAATGGAAGCAGCACTCGAGAGCCGGGCAAGCGCCGAACGGCGCGCGATCGAAGCCCTGCGTGAGAGCGAGGCGCAATGGAAGGAGGTCTTCGAGCACAACCCCGTCATGTACTTCATGGTCGATGCGGACGGCACAGTCTTGTCGGTGAACACTTTTGGTGCCGCCCAGCTTGGCTATCAGGTCCGCGAATTGCGTGGGCAATCGGTACTGACGGTCTTCTTTGAAGAAGACCGAGATGTCGTCCGAAAGAGCGTTGAAGTTTGTCTGGCGCATATTGGTCAAACGCACAGTTGGGAGATCCGCAAGGTTCGGAAGGACGGTTCGGCGCTTTGGGTTCGTGAAAACGCCAAAGCCGTGCAACGGCAGGACAACCGCTTGATCGTCCTGATCGCATGCGAGGATATCACCGAGCGCAAGGAGGCCGAAAACGCCTTGCGACAGAGTGAGAACTACCTGGCCGAAGCACAGCGATTGAGCCACACCGGCAGCTTTGGCTGGTGCGTCGCCACCGGCGAAATTATCTGGTCGGACGAAACGTTCAGGATATTCGGCTTCGACAAGGCACCTTCTGTCGCGCTCGACACGGTCATTCAACGTATTCATCCCGACGATCAAGCGCGCGCACAGCAAACCATCGACCGGGCGTCCGGCGACGGGAAGGATTTCTATCACGAATATCGATTGTTGATGCCCGACGGTTCGATCAAACATGTCCATGCAACCGCGCATGCCGTAACCGATGCATCCGGTGGCATCGAATTTGTCGGAGCGGTGACGGATGTCACGGCACGCAAGCAAGCTGAAGAGAAACTGCAAGAGGCGCAGGCTGGACTTGCGCACGTCACGCGCGTGACGGCGCTCGGAGAGTTGGCCGCGTCGATTGCTCATGAAGTGAACCAGCCGCTTGCCGCCGTCGTCGCCAACGCCGCGGCCGCCCAGCGTTGGCTGGACCGCGACACCCCCGACCTGCAGGAAGCGCGCAGCGCTCTGGGGTCGATTGTCGATGACGGCAACCGTGCAGGCGAAGTGATCCAGCGGGTCCGTGCTCTGGTAAGCAAGACCACCGATCAAATGGTGCCGCTCGACATCAATGAAGTCGTCAACGAGGTGATCGCCTTGCTGCACCGAGAACTGTTCGGCCACCGGATATTGCTGCGGACGGAACTCGCCGCCGTCCTCGGCCAGGTCCTCGGCGATCGGATCCAGCTACAGCAGGTCATCCTCAATCTCGTCGTCAACGGCATTGAAGCGATGCAGCCGGTCACGGACCGACCACGCAAGATGACGATCCGAACGCATCAGGAGCAAGTTGGCCAGATTCTGGTCGCGGTAACAGACAGCGGTGTCGGATTGGCCTGCCAAAACGCTGACCGGGTGTTCGACCCGTTCTTCACCACCAAGTCGGAGGGCATGGGCATCGGTCTGTCGATCTGCCGATCGATCGTCGAGTCCCATGGCGGACGACTGTCGGCCTTCGGCAATGAAGGGCCCGGCGCGACATTTCAGTTTAGCCTGCCGGTGCATCGAGAGGACGATACGCCGTGA
- a CDS encoding response regulator transcription factor: MTVRSTSPRNVASSEEPIVYVVDDDASVREALRNLFRSVGLRVEVFGSGSEFLQSRLADVAGCLILDIRLPRLSGLDFQVELAKGGIHIPIIFMTGHGDIPMTVRAMKAGAVDFLTKPFRDQDMLDAVTAAIERDRNSRDEARILADLHAHFATLTPREREIMALVTAGLMNKQIGAQIGLAEITVKIHRGHIMRKMAAKSLADLVKMAQTLDIQRPASPQ, translated from the coding sequence GTGACAGTCCGCTCGACATCGCCCCGCAACGTCGCAAGCTCGGAGGAACCGATCGTCTACGTTGTCGACGATGACGCGTCGGTGCGTGAAGCGCTCAGGAATCTGTTCCGGTCGGTGGGCTTGCGGGTCGAAGTGTTCGGCTCGGGTTCGGAGTTTCTGCAGAGCAGGCTTGCGGATGTTGCCGGTTGCCTGATCCTCGACATCCGGTTGCCTCGACTGAGCGGCCTCGACTTTCAGGTCGAGCTTGCCAAAGGGGGCATCCACATTCCCATCATCTTCATGACGGGTCACGGCGATATCCCGATGACGGTCAGGGCGATGAAAGCCGGGGCTGTCGACTTTCTGACCAAGCCATTCCGCGATCAGGACATGCTGGATGCCGTGACGGCGGCGATCGAACGCGACCGAAACAGCCGAGATGAGGCCAGGATCCTCGCGGACCTGCATGCGCACTTCGCGACCCTGACTCCCCGGGAACGGGAGATCATGGCGCTGGTCACGGCCGGACTCATGAATAAGCAGATCGGGGCCCAGATCGGCCTTGCCGAGATCACCGTGAAGATACATCGCGGACACATCATGAGAAAGATGGCCGCGAAATCACTGGCCGATCTGGTCAAGATGGCCCAGACGCTCGACATCCAGCGCCCGGCGTCGCCGCAGTAA
- a CDS encoding response regulator transcription factor has product MSSPPVISIIDDDGSVRAATYNLVRSLGYVVHTFASAGEFLRSPHVNDTSCVIADVRMPAMSGLELQAHLLAEGYRVPFIFITAFSAENVRAQALKAGAHCFLTKPFTGEALSGCLDAALGARGAGSSE; this is encoded by the coding sequence TTGTCCAGCCCACCCGTCATTTCAATCATTGACGATGACGGCTCCGTTCGCGCGGCGACCTACAATCTCGTGCGGTCGCTTGGATACGTCGTTCATACCTTTGCATCGGCCGGGGAGTTTCTGCGGTCGCCCCACGTGAATGACACCTCGTGCGTGATCGCAGATGTTCGAATGCCGGCGATGAGCGGTCTCGAGCTGCAGGCTCACCTGCTTGCCGAGGGATATCGGGTGCCGTTCATTTTCATTACGGCTTTCTCTGCCGAGAACGTGCGCGCGCAAGCACTGAAGGCGGGAGCGCACTGTTTCCTGACCAAGCCCTTCACGGGAGAGGCGCTGAGCGGCTGCCTCGACGCTGCCCTGGGCGCGCGCGGCGCGGGAAGCAGCGAATGA